In Nerophis lumbriciformis linkage group LG14, RoL_Nlum_v2.1, whole genome shotgun sequence, a single genomic region encodes these proteins:
- the fkbp2 gene encoding peptidyl-prolyl cis-trans isomerase FKBP2 — translation MRGVVLLAVTVLSLSPMMVCGSEKKKLQIGIKKRVDNCPIKSKKGDVLNMHYTGKLEDGTEFDSSIPRDRPFTFTLGTGQVIKGWDQGLLGMCEGEKRKLVIPAELGYGDRGAPPKIPGGATLIFEVELINIERRSEL, via the coding sequence ATGCGCGGGGTTGTGTTGTTAGCGGTGACGGTGCTTTCCCTTAGCCCGATGATGGTGTGCGGGTCCGAGAAGAAAAAACTGCAAATCGGCATCAAGAAGCGAGTGGACAACTGTCCCATTAAGTCCAAGAAGGGAGATGTGCTGAACATGCACTACACGGGAAAACTGGAAGACGGCACCGAGTTTGACAGCAGCATTCCCCGGGACAGACCTTTCACCTTCACGCTGGGCACCGGGCAGGTGATTAAGGGTTGGGACCAAGGCCTACTCGGCATGTGCGAGGGCGAGAAGAGGAAGCTGGTCATCCCCGCGGAGCTCGGCTATGGCGACCGGGGAGCTCCACCGAAGATACCCGGAGGAGCGACGCTCATCTTCGAGGTGGAGCTGATCAACATCGAGAGGAGATCTGAACTTTGA